Proteins from a single region of Amblyomma americanum isolate KBUSLIRL-KWMA chromosome 10, ASM5285725v1, whole genome shotgun sequence:
- the LOC144106514 gene encoding uncharacterized protein LOC144106514, with amino-acid sequence MSTAPAREGRRNAAARPDKTQKVKAGAAATGDKMKVAYSPPCTRSQKKRLLEQRTDQQPPPEPPRLRPMGDAGPSRFKGGKSAPRPKAATSAPPKKARRTKRKPASPPPGPISEEMKAAFSILHALFDAAADLDTTPPGSRAGSPPRFTRHGSPYPRSVPPPSDPGTSDDE; translated from the exons ATGAGCACTGCGCCAGCGAGAGAGGGAAGACGTAATGCAGCAGCGAGACCTGACAAGACACAGAAGGTGAAAGCTGGGGCGGCGGCGACCGGCGACAAGATGAAAGTGGCGTACTCGCCCCCGTGCACAAGGTCCCAAAAGAAGCGCCTACTAGAGCAGCGGACGGACCAGCAGCCGCCACCGGAGCCTCCTAGACTGCGACCAATGGGCGACGCCGGTCCTTCCCGTTTCAAGGGCGGGAAAAGCGCCCCCCGACCGAAAGCTGCCACATCGGCCCCTCCGAAAAAGGCTCGGCGAACAAAGAGAAAGCCCGCCTCACCGCCTCCGGGGCCGATATCGGAAGAAATGAAGGCTGCTTTCAGTATCCTTCATGCTCTGTTCGATGCCGCGGCCGACCTG GACACTACCCCTCCCGGCAGCCGGGCTGGTTCACCGCCTCGTTTTACGCGCCATGGAAGCCCCTATCCGAGGTCTGTACCACCGCCGTCGGACCCTGGAACATCTGACGATGAATGA